The stretch of DNA ATCATTTCCACATGCCCTAATCTCTGCTCTAGCAATTCAGTAAAAGCATGTAGAATTGTATGCTAAGAAAGTTACTCGCAAATGATTTCTCACATGGAAGTGAACATTTTTAATTTATGACTTCATACTTTTTGTGGAGCAGAAGGGAAGCATCTTAGTACATTTGAAAACATTTTGTTTCTGGTCCCATCTTCTGTCATCTAGTTGCAACACACCTGGCTGTTTATTATTCATTTTATGTCTAACAAGCCTTAATTCTTTCCACAGTCCAAAGCTGATGAAATTGCAAGATTGATGAATGAGAATGAGCAACTCAAATCAACAATTGATGATCTCAAGGTATGTTTGTGAGCATATTTTCCATCGTTTTCCTTCCAGAAACAGTTTTTTTATAAGGTCATGAATTTTTGAAGTCACCGCTGTTTTTGATGAAACTCTGGGAACTGAATGCAATGGATGCTATAAAACTACACTCTGAATTAATCATTAGTGCTGCAGTGCACTTAaacattttttttaatttctgACTTAACGATTTTTTATATGATACAGAGTAAATCATCTGAAGCAGAATTGGATGCGCTTAAGGATGAATACCACCAGAGAGTAGCAACTCTTGAAAGGAAGGTGAGGCACAATGCCACTTTCTTGCTGCTTGATGCTTTGATAGTTGATTGTGGCTTCCAGATTTAGGAGTAATGACAGTTGGGCAAAGGATACACAATGCTACAATTTTACCTGTTAGTTCTTGAGTGGTCATGTTACACCTGCATGCATTGTTGCAACTGTATCACCTGCTTTTTGGTGTGATTGTCTTGTATTTATTGCTCTTTGTACTAGTGGTGGGAATAGCATAGTTTTCTTCTATGCTTTAACAACCAACCCTTTAGGTACACTGCTTGGATAGATTGGTGATATGTGATGAATGAGTTGACCAACAGGCTTCATTTTCTGTTTTCTATTGTTCTAGAAAATCAGGAGTTAAAAAACAATCTTTATTCTTGAGATATTATTTTCTGGCTGTTATAGGTGAAGACTTTTGCTGTTCATGCATTTATTCCAATTTGATTTGGTTGAGACAATGTTTAATGATAAAAAGGAGAAACAAAAGTAAGTTGCATTATTGAGATCATTGAAATGCCACCGCCAGGACGCCATAAGTTACTAGAATGCCTTTTCTCTCTGTCCTTATCTTTCCTTTTTCTGTTTTCTGGTTCAACCTGTACAATTTTTTTTACCTTTTTGCTATGGTTCATCTATACATCATCTTATGCTTATGGAAAAATCTTTTGTAATTTGCGTACCTTGATATATGTAGGTGTACGCACTAACCAAAGAACGGGATACTCTAAGGAGAGAACAGAATAAAAAAAGTGATGCAGCTGCCCTTTTGAAAGAAAAGGATGAGATTATCAATCAGGTCATGGCTGAAGGTATACAGAACCTATGTATTATGCCGGTTTTACTATGTTCATGGTGAATCAATGTTTAAAGGCCTCTCCTAGTGTAATGTTGTGAACACGCAAATCATTGTTTCTCTTTGTTAAATCTAATAACCATTTCAAGCATTGGTACCATCATACAATACATTATATTGTGCTGATGCTACTTATGTTGCTTTAGTCCAGATGGACAATTAGATCCCCATTAATTATTTCCCCTTTTTTGAATTGGTTTTGAGCCATCAATTGACGTCATCTTGTTTTTACCAATGAAAAAGGTGAGGAGTTATCCAAAAAGCAAGCTGCTCAAGAAGCTACAATTCGAAAACTGAGGGCACAGGCATGGAATAAAACTCTACGCCATGTTCAAACAATAAAATGCTTTCCTCAGTATGACCAATTTTGCTACTTTTTTGTTCTTCTGTTGAAGCTAGATTCGTGAGCTTGAAGAAGAAAAACAACGTCTGAACTCAAAGATCCAGGTAAAAAGAATATGCACCTTGTATATATCTAATATAATCCAATCTGAGTTCTTATCGACTTTTGTGATGCAAAGTAATTAAATTCTGCTTACCCTCTTGAACATCATGAAGAATACATGTCTTTGCTGGATTTCATATTATGAAGTCAGACAAAGTCCCTTTTTGTTGCTTCTGTTACGAACTGATGCTGTATTCTGTTTAAACTGTGGTTTATAACTTCACATTACCTGTATTTCATGATGTGGTTACAAACTTACAATCAAATCTTACCTGTGTAGctgtttacatttttatgatttagTTGCAATTATACAAGTTTTTCTCTCGTTATTATGTTTGTCTCAGTCGGCATGCACTTAGCAATTTATGACTAAACAGGTCGAGGAGACTAAGGTTGAGAGCATTAAGAGAGACAAGGCAGCAACTGAGAAGTTGCTTCAAGAAACGATAGAAAGAAATCAGACTGAACTTGCAGCTCAGAAGGAGTTTTACACCAATGCTCTTAATGCAGCTAAAGAGGCTGAGGCATTGGCTGAAGCAAGAGTCAACAGCGAAGCCAAAGTTGAACTGGAGAGCCTTTTAAGAGAAGCTGGTGAAAAAGAAAATATGTTGATTAAGACGATCGAGGAGTTGAGGCATTCTCTTACGAGGCAAGAACAGGAGGTAAATGCTTAACATTTGTATCCACACCTATTACCAAACTGCCCTTAGGTAACTACTTTATTTGCTGACCTAACTAATCGATGCCATCTAGCTGTGTGCTTGAAGAGTAATGACCTATTTGACCATCTACTTTGTAGCTGCTCAATGTCAGTTCCATTGACTAACTGTTTCTTTGGGTCCGTTTCAGGCTGCTTTCAGGGAAGAAAGGATAAAAAGGGACTACGATGATCTTCAAAAGCGGTATCAAGTAAGCAAGGCTCTTCTTCGTTAGCTGGTACCGGGCTGTAAAATAATCAAGGACCAATTCCCAATTTCTTTCATTGTCTAATACTTCAGGCCAGTGAACTTCGTTATAATGAACTGGTCACACAAGTTCCTGAGTCTACCAGACCACTCCTAAGGCAAATTGAAGCCATGCAGGTATTGGTCTTTAATATTTGGTTTTTTTTGGTTATTTATTCTTGGTGTACGTGTCACACTTCtgtcctttttttctttttaacaTATTGAGCTCCTTCTGCTTTTGTCAGTCACTGAATCAATTGTGTGCTAATGTTAACAGGAGACAGCAGCTCGTAGGGAAGAAGCTTGGGCTGGTGTTGAGAGAACATTGAACTCTCGCCTTCAGGtttgttcaaaaaaaaattgTTTAACTGTAGCTGCACAAAAGCAATGAAGAAAACCTGAAGTAAAGGGTTCTGTCGACGTAATGCATCAGGCAGAAATATAGGAAGATATATGTGAAGAACTTGGTATAATCTGTTGTTTTGCTTGAATATGCAGGAAGCAGAAGCTAAAGCTGCTGCTGCAGAAGAAAAAGAGCGGTCTGTAAGTGAGCGATTGTCACAATGTTTATCCCGGATAACTGTTCTTGAGACCCAGGTTTGTGTGCTAATTTCTGGCGATACAAAAATTATGCTAGTATTAGGGTTTTCAGATCTCAATTTCAGATTTACGATCAAGTAATTTTGGATGACTATATGCAGATTACAATTCTTAGAACAGAGCAGACACAGCTGAGCCGATCTCTTGAAAAGGAGAGGCAGAGAGCTTCTGAAAGTAGACAGGAGTACCTAGCAATTAAAGAGGAGGCTGCAATACAAGAAGGGCGAGCCAAACAACTCGAAGAAGAACTAAAGGAGCTTAGGGCTAGGCACAAGAAGGAGCTGCAAGAAGCAGCAGAACACAGGGAACTGCTTGAGAAGGTAGTTAACTGCAATAATTTCAGAAAAAAAATTCATTGTACCAGAtgtgtttgaatggtttgagaacTGGGTATGAAGATGATGTTTTCCTGCCAATTTCGTCAATATGCCTTATTTTTAACTGAGTAAATTGATCAATCAGTCATCATATTACACAAACATTGAACTTTTTGGCTTTGGAGGCTCTAATATagcattttttttcttataCTTGGACAATTTTGTCATGTCACTGATCATATTATTGCAACAGAAAAATGATAATAAATGATCAGATCAGTTTAGCTCGCTTCTTGATACATGACCCAACTTAACTAGAATGCCTGTAATAATTTCTTTTGTGAATTGCATTTTCAGGACCTTGAAAGGGAAAAGGCTGCCAGGGCAGAGATTGAGAAAACATCTTCCCGTGAAGCACCTAAGGTTCCACTTCCTGATCAAACAAGTATGCATTTGATTTTGTTCCAGTTAATTTAAGCGAGTGAGACCCAATTTCTTGGCCTCTCTTTGGTGCCTTACCATCCTCACTATTTCCTATTTTGCTCATCGAAGGAAATTCCCCTCTAAGAAAGCTCTCTAGTTCTGGGAGTATAAATAGTCTGGAAGAAAGCCATTTCCTTCAAGCATCATTGGATTTATCAGACAATGCTTCATTAGAAAGAAGAATGTCTTCAGAAAGTAATATGTCATATTATCTGAGGACCATGACTCCAAGTGCTTTTGAATCAGCACTGCGTCAAAAGGATGGAGAGCTTGCTTCCTACATGTCACGCTTGGTATGAATATGCGTCCTTCTGTTATTTTTCCTCAAAACTGTTCAGATTTCAGTTTGTACCCCATTAAGATTTGTCACCTTTCTCCTACTGCTAAAAAAAACATAGTAAACTTTTGAAACTTGCAGTAGTTGATTATTAGAGCTGGGGCTGCAGTAAGTATACAAGTTCGAAAAGCTATGAGTCTTTTTCCACTGTATAACAGAGTTTATTCTTCTCCAAAGTGTATCTTTCACGCTGCTCTTTTAAAAAATGATGCAATTTTCAAATTGCTTCCCAAAATGTGCCAAccatattttttttacaaaaaacTGGTTGCTGTGTCCCATCCTGCACTGGTTCGAAACCCTTAGTACCTTCAGATCTATGCATTATACACTCTTGGCTTCCATATTTAGAAGTAGAAGTTGCTGCTTTGGGTGGTTCTGGAATCATATTCTGAAAGAAATGCTCCTATAATATATGAAGTCATATGTGCTAGGCTGCTGGCAACCATTCTAGTTTGATTGTTTCTTTCATATTGTTTGTTCTATTATTGATTAAGACAGAAGTCACTCAAAGAAATCATGTTTTTTTCCATTTGTTATTCTGATCTGATCTGGGCCTTTTTCTTTGAAAATAATGTTGATGGTGTGTTTCAGGCCTCATTGGAATCTATTCGGAATTCACTGGCGGAGGAGTTGGTGAAAATGACAGAACAAGTAAATCTGACAGTGCAATCGCAGTTTTACTTGCTTATCCGTATGTGTGCAAGCTGAACTGAAATTTTATGCAGTGTGAAAAGTTACGGACTGAAGCTGCTGCTCTGCCTGGCTTAAGGGCCGAATTGGAGGCTCTGAAACAAAGGCACTTTCAAGCTCTAGAACTTATGGGGGAACGTGATGAAGAGGTATCACTCCCGTGCAACAAATTATAAGCTACTTGATTGGCTGGATTTCTGTTTACATTTTTTGGGGTACATTCTGCCTAGGTAACCTCAGCCAACAAGCATAGGCTTATAAATGTTGTATGCACCTAGTTATCAGTCTCGACAGAAACTAGTTTGTTTTTTCGAGGGCAGAGGCTGGGGTACCCTCCCGCTTCATCGCCGCTTCGCCGCTTCATCGAAGCGTATTGTGGGGGATCAGGTTCTCTCACCGATATGCCTGACCGGTAACGCCCTCACTCCCAGCGAGGTGCGTTACCCAGGATTCGAGCACCGGCCCTCCTTTTTGGGAGGTTGGCATCTAAGCCAGCCGGGCTACCCTCCCTCCCAAAAAAACTAGTTTGTTTTATAAGCTGGGGaactttctttctttcttccttcctttttttcttttttttgaaaacGGAAACAGGACCTTTTCAGTGTCATAAGGGGTATGAATTCAAGCAAGAGTTAGCGTCATCAAAGCATTTTTTTTACATGTTTGTATTATGCAGTAGTGAAGGACTGGTTAGTATTTATTTGTAACCTAGAGTCATGAACAAAAGTAGTAAAAGCATGAAGTTTGCAAAATAACAACTGAAACTATGTAAAAATAACTTCTATTCTGAAATTTACTTTAATTTTGATTCTGTTTTGCAGCTGGAAGAGCTACGAAATGATATCGTTGACTTAAAAGAGATGTACAGAGAGCAAGTGGATCTTCTCGTTAGCCAGGTTTGaatcttgcttatctgttgaaaCTAACCTTTCACTACAAAGGCCTATATGCTGCTGTTGCCCTAAGCCCCTAACCTATGTTTCTCCCTTTACCAGCTCCAGGCATTG from Panicum hallii strain FIL2 chromosome 3, PHallii_v3.1, whole genome shotgun sequence encodes:
- the LOC112884180 gene encoding golgin candidate 5; its protein translation is MAWWSGKVSLGGLQDIAGAVNKISESVKNIEKNFDSALGLEEKRGDDEEASGSRTSNSDGIGFFNPVMAFMGHNGEEDITEVSKKPQSPKNQPAEEENHSTPTKQQTSKVDASEVSGTTKSPKQPSKAEEGHNMSTESPVSKADVSEQSMTSQTLTHPSAVEENFDGSIKSPVSKGDDSEASETSQSPTHSSTAEETHSSSIENISSVMNESQDHQDSKHSGPSDEAQPNQLGESVGDIPDGGASSSPTKIDQLGDTKTRESIHIGKEETSDGNALQSQPAESVLASSDGIVEAEDKIDQQSDAPKEISSPQDSTDTVDKATHVEVKVHDENTNTEKNEEESNKTEAGAASVNEQEDIVPEHPEEFRSKSIIQEHDSHLQNESLVNSTDVPAEPVEVSSPANDFRKEEKAQQSVRSTNSSTLESAGSVVELEKLRREMKMMDAALQGAARQSQSKADEIARLMNENEQLKSTIDDLKSKSSEAELDALKDEYHQRVATLERKVYALTKERDTLRREQNKKSDAAALLKEKDEIINQVMAEGEELSKKQAAQEATIRKLRAQIRELEEEKQRLNSKIQVEETKVESIKRDKAATEKLLQETIERNQTELAAQKEFYTNALNAAKEAEALAEARVNSEAKVELESLLREAGEKENMLIKTIEELRHSLTRQEQEAAFREERIKRDYDDLQKRYQASELRYNELVTQVPESTRPLLRQIEAMQETAARREEAWAGVERTLNSRLQEAEAKAAAAEEKERSVSERLSQCLSRITVLETQITILRTEQTQLSRSLEKERQRASESRQEYLAIKEEAAIQEGRAKQLEEELKELRARHKKELQEAAEHRELLEKDLEREKAARAEIEKTSSREAPKVPLPDQTRNSPLRKLSSSGSINSLEESHFLQASLDLSDNASLERRMSSESNMSYYLRTMTPSAFESALRQKDGELASYMSRLASLESIRNSLAEELVKMTEQCEKLRTEAAALPGLRAELEALKQRHFQALELMGERDEELEELRNDIVDLKEMYREQVDLLVSQLQALGARV